ATACGAGTTAGCCGGTTGATTACCTGCGGTATGTTGATAGTAGCGAGTCCCACCAGGAACGGCTGTAGCTTGTGGCAATAAGAGTGACAAACCCTGCCAATAGAGTTCTTTGCTGGCTTGATAGTTAAAGCGGGCAGCATTTAAGACCGGATCACTAAATGCTGCCTCTTGATAGAGGCGAATCAGATCTGAAGCTTGCCCAACATTGGCAGCATTCCCACTCAGGTTGGAGGGTGCTGGGCTACTGGGTATGGCTTGTTTTGGGGCGATCACCATTTGAGGTGGCATATCTAGGCCCACTAAGGACTGTGCACTCATGGGGGTTGGCAATAAAGGCTTGGCCCCATTAGCGCTTTGTGCAAAGGTGCTTGGTGAGATGAAGCTGAGTCCGAGCGCCTGGCTTAGGAGTAAACCTAAGGTGCTGAGTTTCGAAAGGCGAAAGCGGGGCGGGTTCATCTCATTCAGATACGTTTTTGTGTGCAATGAAGTTTAAGGCTTATTTGTGTAGAACGCCTTAATTGGCCACCATTTTGCCAAATCCCCTCCAAGGGTTTGATCTATCTATAAAATTGCGGCTATGGATCTAATTTTGCTAGGCAAGGCCTTAATACTGGGGGTAGTGGAAGGCTTAACAGAGTTTTTGCCCATCTCCAGCACGGGGCATCTCATTTTGGTGGGCGACTTACTTGACTTCAATGACGAAAGGGGCAAAGCCTTCGAAGTCATCATTCAGTTTGGTGCCATTTTGGCGGTTTGCTGGGAGTTTCGTGAAAAGCTCTGGAAAGTCGCCTCTACAGTTAAAAGTAGCGCGATTTCCCGTCGTTTTATTCTCAATCTCCTGATTGCCTCTATTCCGGCAATGGGCTTAGCATTCATATTTGGCAAGCACATTAAAGCGGTATTGTTTGCTCCTATTCCGGTAGCAAGTGCTTTTATATTGGGCGCGTTGGTCATTTTTTGGGCTGAACGTCGTCAAACCAAACTGATGCATTCCCCGGGTAAGGCGCATATTCAATCAGTTGATGATTTAACCTCTTTGGATGCGCTGAAGGTTGGTCTTGCTCAATGTGCCGCATTAATTCCAGGAACCTCTCGTTCGGGCGCAACCATTATTGGCGGTATGTTATTTGGTTTGCCTCGTGCAGTTGCGACCGAGTTTTCTTTCTTCCTAGCAATTCCCGTGATCGGCGGTGCAACTGCTTACGAACTTCTCAAGCTTTGGAAAAATCCAGTGTCCTTATCTAGTGACTTTACTTTAGCAATTGTGGTGGGCTTTATCGCCGCTTTTATCTCTGCTTTTATTTGTGTGCGCTGGTTGATTCATTATGTCGCTGGACATAATTTCATTCCATTCGCCTGGTATCGAATTGTCTTTGGTGTGCTGGTATTGGTAAGTGCATACACCGGCCTCGTGGCTTGGTCTCACTAATTTAAATCAATGAAATATTAATAGACGCAGATTGGAATAAATATGGATGTATCGATTGATGCTATTACCAATAACATTCAACTGGCATTGGCCCCAGTATTTTTATTAACTGCAGTAGCTACCTTGATTAATGCGATCTCTGCTCGCTTAGCACGATCAGTAGATCGTATGCGCGCTATTCAACACCGAATTCAGGAGGGCGGAATTCAGGATCCAGACATCTTAAAGCATATGATGAAAGAGGCAAATGAGGCAAAGGTACGCGGTCGTCTTTGTACGGCTGCCATCTTTTTTGATGTCTTAAGTGGTGTATTTATTTCTTTAACAGTCTTAGAGTTATTTTTCTTCCAAGCCGGTGCCGTGCGTTCCTTGCAGGCTACTTATGTGATTTGGACATTTGTGCTTGGTCTCATATCATTCATGACATCCTTATCTATCGTTTTAGGTGAAGTGGTCTATGCCTATCGCTCAGCGGGGTGGAATACTCCATTCCCAAAATAAAGGTATTGCTACAGTGACTTTTCCTAGAACAGATCGTATTCGCTCATTTGTGTTGAGGGCTGGCAGAACAACCGCTGGTCAGCAGCGCGCTATCGATGACTTAGGTCCTCAGTTCTTGGTGCCGTTTCAAGATACGGCATTAGATCTTCCACAGGCATTCAATGGTTCGTCGCATCCCAAGATATTAGAAATTGGTTTTGGGATGGGTGAGACGACTGCCAAAATTGCTGCTTTACGCGCTGAAGATGATTTTTTGGCGATCGAAGTGCATCCACCGGGTGTGGGTGCTTTGCTGAAATTAATCGGCGAAAACCAATTGACCAATTTGCGCTTAATTCGGCATGATGCGGTTGAGGTGCTGGAGAAGATGCTTGCCCCAAATTCTTTGGAAGGCATTCATATTTATTTTGCAGATCCTTGGCACAAGAAGCGTCATCACAAGCGTCGCCTGATTCAGGCGGAGTTTGTAAAATTGTTAGTCTCACGCCTAAAGCCTGGCGCCTATTTACATTTGGCTACCGACTGGCATAACTATGCCGAGCAAATGCTCTTGGTATTAAATGCAGAATCAGCTCTTGTTAATACATCTACCGAGCAAGTGCAGGTAGAGACATTCACAGCGGAAGATGTAGCTAAATCTGAAGATTCAAAAGAATTCAGGCCTACTCTAGAGCAGCTCAGCGCTATGCATCCTGGATACGTGGAGAGACCCGCTTACCGACCGATTACCAAGTTTGAGAACCGCGGCATTAAGCTGGGTCATGGAGTTTGGGATTTGGTTTACAAAAAGAAATAAAGCCGCTATTCAGCGGCTTGATTGATTTACTTTGCTGCCGTAATCCTTGCTCTTACAGTCCCAAGCAAACGTACTTGAGCTCAAGGTACTCATCCATGCCGTAGATGCTACCTTCACGTCCTAAGCCGGATTGCTTTACCCCTCCAAATGGACCCACTTCATTAGAGATAATTCCTGAGTTCACTCCCACAATGCCGTACTCCAATGCTTCGGCCGCCTTCCAGATGCGACCAATATCTCGGCTGTAAAAGTAGGAGGCCAAGCCAAATTGGCTATTGTTCGCCAACCTTATTGCTTCCTCATCACTTTCAAAGGCAATGATGGGGGCTACTGGGCCAAAGGTTTCCTCATAAGTAATGAGCATGTCATTAGTCACATTGGACAAAATGGTTGGCTCATAGAAAGTGCCGCCCAAGGAAGATCGCTTTCCGCCGCTAATGAGCTTTGCACCTTTGCTAAGCGCATCAGCCACATGTTTCTCCACCTTCTCTAGTGCTGCTTGTTCAATCAGGGGGCCTTGAGTTGTGCCGGCTTCCATGCCGTTACCCACCTTAATCACTTGAATGGCTTTAGCAAACTTTTCCACAAATTGATCGAGGACATTCTTGTGTACATAGAAGCGATTTGCGCAAACACAGGTTTGACCAGAATTACGATACTTAGATGCCATTGCACCAGAGACTGCTGCATCGATATCTGCATCTTCAAACACAATGAAAGGCGCATGACCACCAAGCTCAAGTGCTAATTTTTTTACGGTAGGCGCGCACTGAGCCATCAAAATGCGACCCACTTCTGTGGAGCCAGTAAATGAGAGGTGACGCACTACAGGTGAAGCACAGAGCGTTTTACCAATCGCAATCGATTGATCGGCATCTGCCGTCAGAATGTTGACCACGCCAGCTGGGACACCAGCGCGCTGAGCAAGTTCAGCTAGAGCTAGGGCGGACAGTGGAGTTAGCTCAGCTGGTTTGATGACAATCGTGCAACCGGCAGCCATTGCTGGTGCAATCTTGCGGGTAATCATCGCAATCGGAAAGTTCCAGGGTGTAATCGCCACGCAGACACCAATCGGTTGCTTCATGACGATGAGGCGTTTATCACTCCATGTCGTACTTGGAATAGAGCCTGCTACGCGTTTTGCTTCCTCTGCAAACCATTCAATAAATGAGGCGCCGTAGGCTACTTCACCGGCTGCCTCCACTAAGGGCTTGCCTTGCTCTAGGGTCATGAGGGTGGCCAGGTCTTGCGTATTTTGAATAACAAGATCAAACCATCTTCGCATGATGCTAGCGCGTTCTTTGGCGGTTTTACTTTTCCATTCTTGGAAAGCGCTCTCTGCAGCCTGGATGGCTAGCTCTGCATCTTTAGTCTCAAGATTGCTTACTTGAGCAATTTCTTCGCCGGTAGCCGGATTGGTCACTGCGAAAGTATTGGCAGTCTTTACCCAACCACCGTTAATGAAGGCCTCTTCTTTAAAAAGGCTTGGATCTTTGAGTAACTTACGAATATCTATCTTTTGCATGACAAAGTCTCCAAAATCGTTCTAGCTATTGATGTTTAGTAGCTTAATGTATTTGATCAATTGATTTTATCCCTCAAGCAAAGGTAATGAAAAACCCCCGGACTCTGGAGGAGTGCAGGGGTTGGTGAGGCGCCTTGAGAAAGACTGACTTATATTAACTTAGCCTGCCTGAATCTCTGTGCTGCGGAGTTTTTGAGCTAAGAGGTCTAGTACGCCGTTGACGTATTTATGGCCATCGGTACCGCCAAAGGTCTTGGCAAGTTCTACAGCCTCATTGATAGCCACTTTGTATGGCACAGATAAATCGATAGCTAGCTCATAAACGCCAATTAACAAAGCGGCGTGTTCTACAGGTGAGAGCTCATTAATAGGGCGATCTAGCGCAGGAGTGATGATGCCTTCGAGTTCATCCGTACGCTCTAATACGCCAGCAAAGATGCCCTGAAACAAGTCATGCTGGCAGCGACGAAAGCCAGGATCTTCAGCTAACTGTTTGGCAATAGCTGCGGCATTTGGCAGGCTACCTGCGCGACGCATCACCAGGCTTTGATACACGCCCTGTAAGGCGTATTCACGAGCACGGCGACGTGGTGTGAGGGAGCGCTTTGGTGCGCTAGCCACAGGGGCTTGTGAAGTTGCTGGGGTTTTAGTCATATCAATCTTTATTCTTCGCTAGGATTGATTTCAAAATCAATGTCTGGTGTGAGAGCTAATGCTAAGTTGGCCATTTCAACTACGGCTTTTGCGCAATCGGCACCCTTTACTTGAACGCGAACCTGAGCCTGCTCATCTGTCTCGCAGGTGAGGACACCATTCGCGATTGGTAATCCAGACTCCAGGCAAACACGGGTGATGCCAGCACCAGATTCATTCGACACGAGTTCAAAGTGATAAGTCTCGCCACGGATGATTGCGCCTAGCGCAACCAAGCCATCGAACTCACCTGTTTCAGCTAACTTTTGCAGTGCAAATGGAATTTCTAATGCGCCCGGCACAGTGACTAACTTGATGTCAGATTGAGAGACGCCTAACTTGATGAGTTCTTCAATACATGCAGTAGTGAGTGCAACGCAGTGTTCTTCATTAAAGCGCGCTTGCACAATGCCAACCCGTAAGTCTTGACCATTTAGATCGCTAGCCAATACGCCTACCGCGGATTCATTGTTTGATGTGTTCATGATGCTTTCGGAATAACTTATAAATTAGATTCAAGATTAGATGCAAAAGGGGTGTAGCCAGTCACCTCCAGCTTATATCCAGATAGGCTTGGCACTGGACTTGGGTTGGCTAGCAAGCGCATCTTTCCTACGCCCAGATCTTTGAGGATTTGCGCGCCGATACCGTAAGTGCGAAAATCGGTTTTGCGAGCCGGCGGTGTCTCGGTATTTTCTGAGTGCGTACCATTGAGCTTGTGAAACTGCGCCAGCCAATCTGCATCGCCGGGAGCTGCAATGCCAGATGCATTGAGTAAAACAGCGACACCAGCCGGTGATGAAGCGAGTTTTTGTAGTGCTTGGGCGAGTGGCCAAGAATGGGTGCTCACATTGGCATCCAAGAAATCTAATGCTGTAAGGGGCTCGTGTACACGTACTAAAGTTTCTGCGCTCTCTGAAGGCTTGCCATGAACCAAAGCTAAGTGAATGCATGAGCTTGGTGTATCGCGATAGACGATGCCTTGGAACTTACCCCAAGGCGTCACAAACTCACGCTCACCTTCGCGCACCACAATGCTTTCATGTTGGCTACGATATTGAATGAGATCTGCAATACTGCCAATCTTTAATTGATGTTCTTTTGCAAACACTAGCAAATCTGGCAAACGTGCCATGCTGCCATCGTCTTTCATGATTTCGCAAATGACGGCGGTAGGCGAGCAGCCCGCCATGGCGGCTAAATCACAACCTGCTTCTGTGTGGCCAGAGCGAATCAATACGCCACCTGGCTGCGCCATTAACGGAAAGATATGTCCTGGCTGAACTAAGTCATTGGGCTTTGCATTAGCGGCAACCGCAGTTTTGATAGTGTGGGCACGATCAGCTGCTGAGATTCCGGTGGTGACGCCACTAGCTGCTTCAATTGAGACTGTGAAATTGGTTCCCATTGAAGTGCCGTTATCACGCACCATCAAGGGCAGGTTAATTTGTTGGCAACGTTCGCGCGTCAAAGTGAGGCAAATCAGTCCACGACCATGTTTGGCCATGAAATTGACTGCTTCAGGGGTGACATGGTCAGCAGCGAGTACTAAATCGCCTTCATTCTCGCGATCTTCTTCATCGACCAAGATCACCATCTTGCCGGCTTTCATGTCAGCAACGATTTCTTCGGTGGAGGCGAGGGTATTTTGCATAGCCCTCTATTTTAAGCTGAGGAGGGGTTTTTGGGTCCCACTTGGCATCCTTAGCTCAATATCCAGCTTTTCTGACGACTGGCACCCATCTAAAGCCTGTTTCTTCTTGATATGGCCTAGGAAAATAGCCCATGCCCAACATTCCGCCTGGATCCGTCAAGAAAACGAACAAGAGACCCGCTAATGCTCATGAATTAGGCGGACAAAGTCATGGCTTTGCATTGCTAGAGGTCCTGGTGGCAATGACCTTGGTAGTGACCAGTTGGATCAGCTTGGGCAACACCTATCAAAAATTAGTGCTGAGCATGGGGCAATTAAGGGAAAAGCGCGTGCAAATACATCAAGAGTTAGATCAACATGAGATTGCCCAAGCCAAAGCAGCAAAAATTAACTCAATAACGAGCATGCCAAAAGTGAGTTTGCGCAGCAAGTCTTTCAAATGAGTTTGCTGGAGTGTCTCGTTGGATTCGCGCTATGTCTTATCTTGGTGGGGCCGCTATTAAAAAATAGTGGGGAGCTTATCGCTAAACAAATTGAGCTTGAGAAAACCCAATCACTCGCACTTGAAGCAGATCGCGCTCTGGAATTGATTGGTCGATCTATTCGGATGGCAGGATATCAGAATTCACCTTCCCTAAGCGCCAAGAGAATGGAAAAATCAAAATACAGTTTTATTCAAATTCAGCAGGGCGTGGGATTTCAAAGTTCAGATTCCATTATGGTGAAACATGAAGTTTCTCGAGGGGTGGATTTTGATTGCATTGGTAACGTTATTACTCAAGAGCGTACCAAGCAGAATTTAGCTCAACATGGATTTATGGTGGATCGACAGGCAAGCATTCCCAAGGGTATGCGCGTGAATGGTGGCTCACTCATTTGCCAGTCTCTGGATCGCCAAGGACGCTTGCAAAACACTACCTTAATGAATGGTATTAATCGTTTATCAATCGAGCCTATACAGGCTAGTACACAGACCGTAGCGCCATCTGATGCGGGTGCACAGACATTCAGGGTGAAATTAGAAATGACTGATGGCGCAAAGATTCAGCGCATATTTGAGCGTACTTTTTCTACAAGAAATCTCTCGTGATTATTGCTTGGGTCTTATCTCTATTGATGCTACTAGCTTCTTTGGTAAACATCTTGGAGCGTTCTGTTGCGCTGGAGCTCATCAGTCTTCATGCTGCAGTCGACTCAGGAAGAAAATTCATTGCATCTGAAAAAGCGCTTTTGGAGTGTGAGGAGTATTTAGGAAATATTGCCGCACTCAATCACTCCGCTTGCCATATTCAATCTGCAGGAAAAAATCTCTGGTTAATTTCAACTAAAGAAAAACCCATACTCCAGATCTTAGTTTCTCTGGATGAAAAGACTAAACAAGCCACCCGCTTAAATTGGCGCCAAGAATTTGAATGAATCGCATGAATGAAAACCAGAATGCAAAAGAAGTGAAGTGCTTAGTAAATGAGCGCGGTGGGAGTTTGCTGGAGTTAATGGCTGTGGTGCTATTGATTACGATCATGGCAGTGATGTCGATGCCGACACTTCAGCACTACATGGCCGTTCGAGAAATCGATACCATTGCCCGCCGTTTTATTGCGCATGCGCAATTTGCCCGAGGCCAGGCTCTCACTCTTGGTATTCCTATTCAGATTGCACCCATAAGCGGCAATCTGTGGGATGAGGGGTGGGTGGTGAGGAATGCCTGTTCAGGCAAGTGTGCCTCATCAGGCTGTGTGGAACGCAATTGGTTTTCTCAAGGGGATATTGCACCCATCTACTTTAAGGGTGGGGGTAAGCAATTTATAGATCCGCACAGCTCAAAACGGGGGATTTTGTTCAATGCGGCTGGTGCCGCTAAAACTAAGCAGGGCGGCTTTGTGGCTAATCGCCTGATATTGGGTCATGAGCAAGATGCAAGCTTGGAAAGACAGTTGATTCTGGGCAGTGGCGGCCGCTGGAGAATTTGCGATCCTTATAAGGACTCCAAAGCCTGTAAGTAGTGCGGGTAAATTTGCTGCTTCTGCCCACAATCGGTTTTAATAGACCCATGTATACCGCTGTTGACCACCAATTGATGAGTGAAGCCTTGGCTGAAGCTCAAAAAGCCCTTTATCTATCCAATCCCAATCCTCGGGTAGGTTGCGTCATCGTCAAAGATGGACAGGTGATTGGTCGAGGCCATACCCAAAGAGTGGGCGGCCCTCATGCCGAAGTTCAGGCATTGGCGGATGTGAAGGCGAAAGGCTTGGATCCTGCTGGATCGACAGTCTATGTCACCTTAGAGCCATGCAACCATACCGGCAGAACCCCACCTTGTGTTGATGCCTTGATCGAGGCGCGGCCCGCCATGGTGATTGTCGCTATGTCTGATCCAAATCCTTTGGTGGGTGGTAAGGGCTTAGAGCGATTGAAGGCTGCAGGAATTGAGGTGCGCTGTGGTTTGTTAGAAGCAGAGGCTAAAGTGCTTAATCGAGGATTTATTTCTCGGATGACGCGAGGTTTGCCTTGGGTGCGGATGAAAATTGCTGCGAGCTTGGATGGGAAGACGGCACTCCCCAATGGCCAGAGCCAGTGGATTACAGGACCACTTGCAAGAGCCGATGGCCATCACTGGCGCGCTCAAGCTTGTGCCATTTTGACGGGCGTAGGTACCGTTAAAGAAGATGATCCAACTCTCAATGTCAGAGAAGTAAAAACGGAGCGTCAGCCATGGCGGGTAATTGTGGATTCCAAATTAGAGACGCCACTACATTCCAAGGTGCTCAAGCAGTTGGATCAATCTGGAGTCATTCTGGTTTGCGCCTCATTAGACTCCCCAGTTGCAAAAGAAAAGGCTGCAGCCTTTGAGGCCCTCGGTATTGAAGTGATTGCCATGGCCAACGCTCACGGCAAAGTAGATTTACCTAAACTCTTTCAGTACCTCGCTCAAGAACGCCATATGAATGAAATCCATGTCGAGGCCGGATTTAAATTGAATGGTTCTTTGCTCCGCGAACATTGTGTCGATGAGCTACTCCTCTACTATGCCCCCTTCTTTATTGGTGAGGGTATTGGTATGGCAAACATTTCACCCTTGGGGGCACTGGATCAACGTCAAGATTGGCAAATGATCGATCAAGATAGATTTGGCTCTGATATCCGTATACGTCTCATCAAGCCCTAATTTTTTATTAAAAGCATCACAAGCTAAAATCACACTATGTTTACTGGAATTATTACTGCCGTTGGCAATATCAAAAGCGCTCAGGAAAAGGGCGATGGCTTACATTTATTGGTAGAAGTGCCGACAGGCTATCTCGATGATGTGGCTTTAGGTGACAGTATTGCTATTCAAGGTGCATGCATGACTGCTACTCAATTGACTAGCAATACTTTTGCATTAGATATTTCTCGCGAGTCTTTAAATAAGACGGTGGGCCTCGATAAAGTGGGCCCTGTAAATCTAGAAAAAGCACTTCGCCTCAATGATCGCTTGGGTGGTCACCTAGTGAGTGGTCACGTTGATGGCGTAGGTAAGGTGGCGCAGTTTGCTGCCGTGGCTAAAGATGCGTATGGTTCATGGTTGCTGCAGATTGAAGCGCCCAAAGAGCTGGCATCATTCTTGGCCTACAAGGGCTCGATCGTAGTGAACGGCGTTTCACTGACGGTCAATCAAACGCATGACACTAAAGATGCTTGCTTAGTCGATATCAATATCATTCCGCATACTCTTGAGAACACGACATTAGGTAAGCTCAAGCAGGGTGATGCAGTGAATCTAGAGGTTGATTTGATCGCGCGTTATGTAGCACGCATGCTAGAAACTAACGCTAAGTGACTACTTTCTTTTGCTAGCCTCTTTGCAAACGGTTAACTGATTTCGTTTGCCAATTGCAATAATAAGTACGACCAGTCTATGGTCAATAACTTCATAAACTAGCCTATAGCCAACTGCTGCTAGTTTGATCTTGTAGAAATTATCTAGATCCCCGTGTAACTTTGCAGAAGCAACTTTAGGATTTTGAATTCGCTTCTCAAGCTGTTTTTTAAACTGGCTGCGAACTGAGTTATCTAATTTTTGCCACTCTTTTAAAGCAAGTACGTTGAACTCAAGACTATAGGTCTTCAAGTTTTACTTTCACGGTTTTCGCACCACTACGTGCCTTAATGACTTTGATAAGGGAGAGATCATCTACCAAGTCAAGAAGAGCTTCGTATGCTTTTGCCGACAATAGATAGGCTTCTGGCTTATTGTGATTCAGGACGGCCACGGGTAGGTCGCCTGCAATCTCTAAAATTTTGCTGGGATTGCGCCTAAGATCAGTCATGCTGACTGTGGTTTTGGCATGAATAGTTTGCGTGATTGTCATAATAAATTACCCATAATTTAGTGCATTATTATGTGTTTTTTACACAAAGTCAAACCCTTTACTTAAGGGGGGATTGCTCTCTTTTGACTTAATTTCTGCGATAGCGCGTCGGATCGCTCAGATTAGCTTGCTTAAAGCCTGCCTGTCTTAAGCGACAAGATTCGCACTCACCACAAGCTTCACCTAAGTCATTAGCTTGGTAGCAGGAAACGGTTTGCGAGTAATCCACGCCTAGCGTGGATCCCAGTTGAATGATTTCTGCCTTACTCATACTGATGATGGGCGCGTGAACCCGAAAGCGATTGTCATTATTGATGGCTTCAACCCCAGCCTTAGTAGCCAGGTTAGCCATCGTTTCAAATGAGGCAACATATTCTGGGCGGCAGTCAGGGTAACCAGAGTAATCAACTGCATTAGCGCCATAAAAAATATCTAATCCACCCAGTGATTCTGCCCAGCCTAAAGCGAGTGAGAGCAGGATGGTATTGCGCGCCGGTACATAGGTGACGGGGATCTCTTGATCCTTGCCTGGATTAATGGGCACATCAATTGTAGAGTCAGTTAATGCGGAGCCACCAAAACGAGTGAGATCTAAATTCACGACCTCGTGACGAATAACCCCCATTTTTTTAGCGATATGTTTCGCCGCAGCCAGCTCTGAGGAGTGGCGTTGCCCATAGCCTACCGATAAAACATAGGGTGCGTAGCCAAGATCTTTTGCAAGCGCGAGAATCGTGCTGGAATCTAATCCGCCAGAAAATAGAATAACTGCAGGAGCATTTGGTTTGCGGGGAGCAATATTCTCAAACGCGGCAGATAGAAAAGACATGGCGAGCGGAACTTACTTGATTGCAGCGTTCAGCTGCTGAGCATCTTTCGCTGACTCAGTATCTGGATACTTACTAATGATCTCGCTAAATGTTTTCTTGGCCGCTGCTTTATTGCCGCTTTCCAATTGCGCATTTCCGAGTGTCAACATCGCAGAAGGAACGCGGGGGTGAGTTGGATAGCGTTTAATCAAGCTTTGTAACTGCGCAATTGCGCCAGCGTAATCTTTGTTGGCATATTTACTATTACCGCTCCAGAAAAGCGCTAATGGTAAATAAGGGCTTTTCGGATAGCGGTTAGCAAATGCGGAGAATCCTTCATCCGCCTTTTTGAGGTTGCCTGCCTGAAAAGCCTTTAATGCATCGTCGTAGGCTTTTTTCTCATTCGGTTGAACTGTGCCGCTGACACCTTCAATCGTGGCGGTGCGAGGCTCAAAATTCCCGAGACGGTTATCTAAATCCTGGTAATACGTTTTTTGGCTGGTGCTGATATCTTCACCTTGCTTCTCCAGGTTCTCTACCTTGCCACGTAATTCCGCATTGTCCGCTTTGAGCTTCTCAATTTGGTTTTGTAAATCCATTTGCGTAGTTGCTAGAGACTTACGTAAGTCAAGAATGGCCTTACGCGCATCATCGTCAGCAAAGAGTGCCCAGGCACTGTTGGACATCCCTAGAAAAATAGTGACGGCACTTAAACAAAACGCTCGTGAGAGCGTTTGTTTAAAAGAGTGATTTGGCTTACGCATGAACATTAGTTCGTGATGTAAACAATATCAGCACGGCGATTCTCTGCCCAAGCGGCTTCATTGTCACCTTCTGCTTTGGGCTTCTCTTTACCAAAGCTCACGGCCTCCATTTGGTCATCAGAGACGCCCATCAAATTAAGTGACTTACGTACTGCGTCTGAACGACGTTGACCCAATGCTAAGTTGTACTCGGCTGTGCCACGCTCGTCGGTATTGCCTTGGATAATGATTTTCTGCTTTGGGTTGGCCTTCAAGAAGCTGGCATGTGCAGATAATTGTTTCTGATATTTGGTCTGAACAGTGTATTCGTTGAGATCAAAATAGACGCTACGCTGGAAGAGTGGGCTGCTTGGATCATTCCATGGCTGTGAGCCGAAGTTGCCACTGCCACCACCATTGGCGCCATCAACATCATCTAATTTGACGCTTGAGCAAGCGGCCAAAAATAATGCTGTTACACCTAC
The window above is part of the beta proteobacterium CB genome. Proteins encoded here:
- a CDS encoding Undecaprenyl-diphosphatase — protein: MDLILLGKALILGVVEGLTEFLPISSTGHLILVGDLLDFNDERGKAFEVIIQFGAILAVCWEFREKLWKVASTVKSSAISRRFILNLLIASIPAMGLAFIFGKHIKAVLFAPIPVASAFILGALVIFWAERRQTKLMHSPGKAHIQSVDDLTSLDALKVGLAQCAALIPGTSRSGATIIGGMLFGLPRAVATEFSFFLAIPVIGGATAYELLKLWKNPVSLSSDFTLAIVVGFIAAFISAFICVRWLIHYVAGHNFIPFAWYRIVFGVLVLVSAYTGLVAWSH
- a CDS encoding tRNA (guanine-N(7)-)-methyltransferase yields the protein MPIAQRGGILHSQNKGIATVTFPRTDRIRSFVLRAGRTTAGQQRAIDDLGPQFLVPFQDTALDLPQAFNGSSHPKILEIGFGMGETTAKIAALRAEDDFLAIEVHPPGVGALLKLIGENQLTNLRLIRHDAVEVLEKMLAPNSLEGIHIYFADPWHKKRHHKRRLIQAEFVKLLVSRLKPGAYLHLATDWHNYAEQMLLVLNAESALVNTSTEQVQVETFTAEDVAKSEDSKEFRPTLEQLSAMHPGYVERPAYRPITKFENRGIKLGHGVWDLVYKKK
- a CDS encoding Succinic semialdehyde dehydrogenase codes for the protein MQKIDIRKLLKDPSLFKEEAFINGGWVKTANTFAVTNPATGEEIAQVSNLETKDAELAIQAAESAFQEWKSKTAKERASIMRRWFDLVIQNTQDLATLMTLEQGKPLVEAAGEVAYGASFIEWFAEEAKRVAGSIPSTTWSDKRLIVMKQPIGVCVAITPWNFPIAMITRKIAPAMAAGCTIVIKPAELTPLSALALAELAQRAGVPAGVVNILTADADQSIAIGKTLCASPVVRHLSFTGSTEVGRILMAQCAPTVKKLALELGGHAPFIVFEDADIDAAVSGAMASKYRNSGQTCVCANRFYVHKNVLDQFVEKFAKAIQVIKVGNGMEAGTTQGPLIEQAALEKVEKHVADALSKGAKLISGGKRSSLGGTFYEPTILSNVTNDMLITYEETFGPVAPIIAFESDEEAIRLANNSQFGLASYFYSRDIGRIWKAAEALEYGIVGVNSGIISNEVGPFGGVKQSGLGREGSIYGMDEYLELKYVCLGL
- a CDS encoding NusB antitermination factor, which encodes MTKTPATSQAPVASAPKRSLTPRRRAREYALQGVYQSLVMRRAGSLPNAAAIAKQLAEDPGFRRCQHDLFQGIFAGVLERTDELEGIITPALDRPINELSPVEHAALLIGVYELAIDLSVPYKVAINEAVELAKTFGGTDGHKYVNGVLDLLAQKLRSTEIQAG
- the ribH gene encoding riboflavin synthase; this encodes MNTSNNESAVGVLASDLNGQDLRVGIVQARFNEEHCVALTTACIEELIKLGVSQSDIKLVTVPGALEIPFALQKLAETGEFDGLVALGAIIRGETYHFELVSNESGAGITRVCLESGLPIANGVLTCETDEQAQVRVQVKGADCAKAVVEMANLALALTPDIDFEINPSEE
- a CDS encoding 3,4-dihydroxy-2-butanone 4-phosphate synthase; this translates as MQNTLASTEEIVADMKAGKMVILVDEEDRENEGDLVLAADHVTPEAVNFMAKHGRGLICLTLTRERCQQINLPLMVRDNGTSMGTNFTVSIEAASGVTTGISAADRAHTIKTAVAANAKPNDLVQPGHIFPLMAQPGGVLIRSGHTEAGCDLAAMAGCSPTAVICEIMKDDGSMARLPDLLVFAKEHQLKIGSIADLIQYRSQHESIVVREGEREFVTPWGKFQGIVYRDTPSSCIHLALVHGKPSESAETLVRVHEPLTALDFLDANVSTHSWPLAQALQKLASSPAGVAVLLNASGIAAPGDADWLAQFHKLNGTHSENTETPPARKTDFRTYGIGAQILKDLGVGKMRLLANPSPVPSLSGYKLEVTGYTPFASNLESNL
- a CDS encoding riboflavin biosynthesis protein RibD produces the protein MYTAVDHQLMSEALAEAQKALYLSNPNPRVGCVIVKDGQVIGRGHTQRVGGPHAEVQALADVKAKGLDPAGSTVYVTLEPCNHTGRTPPCVDALIEARPAMVIVAMSDPNPLVGGKGLERLKAAGIEVRCGLLEAEAKVLNRGFISRMTRGLPWVRMKIAASLDGKTALPNGQSQWITGPLARADGHHWRAQACAILTGVGTVKEDDPTLNVREVKTERQPWRVIVDSKLETPLHSKVLKQLDQSGVILVCASLDSPVAKEKAAAFEALGIEVIAMANAHGKVDLPKLFQYLAQERHMNEIHVEAGFKLNGSLLREHCVDELLLYYAPFFIGEGIGMANISPLGALDQRQDWQMIDQDRFGSDIRIRLIKP
- a CDS encoding riboflavin synthase subunit alpha, with translation MFTGIITAVGNIKSAQEKGDGLHLLVEVPTGYLDDVALGDSIAIQGACMTATQLTSNTFALDISRESLNKTVGLDKVGPVNLEKALRLNDRLGGHLVSGHVDGVGKVAQFAAVAKDAYGSWLLQIEAPKELASFLAYKGSIVVNGVSLTVNQTHDTKDACLVDINIIPHTLENTTLGKLKQGDAVNLEVDLIARYVARMLETNAK
- a CDS encoding Addiction module toxin, RelE/StbE family; translated protein: MKTYSLEFNVLALKEWQKLDNSVRSQFKKQLEKRIQNPKVASAKLHGDLDNFYKIKLAAVGYRLVYEVIDHRLVVLIIAIGKRNQLTVCKEASKRK